Proteins from one Ornithobacterium rhinotracheale genomic window:
- a CDS encoding UDP-N-acetylmuramoyl-L-alanyl-D-glutamate--2,6-diaminopimelate ligase: MKLEKLTYQLPIIASFGEMAKDVCSIQFDSRKVEPNDVFVAIVGSLSDGHKFIDSAIEKGAKTIFCQDLPKDLKPEITYIQVKDTSISLGKLAANFYDNPSEKIKLVGITGTNGKTTTTSLLYSLGELLGYPCALISTIEIKIHKNSIPSERTTPDILKINKILAQAVEEGCEYAFMEVSSHGIDQHRIEGLKFSGAGFTNITHDHLDYHKTFKNYLEVKKRFFDDLPKSAFAITNLDDKNGEIMLQNTKAKKIGYALKTEAPYKAKVIENQLTGMLLTFNNKEVWTSLVGNFNAYNLLLVYAIAGELGWNKDEVLVGISQLKNVNGRFQTFQSKGNITIIVDYAHTPDALENVISTIQKIRTKNEKLICVAGCGGDRDKSKRPEMGDAVSELADLAILTSDNPRSEDPEVILAEMEAGVQPQNFRKYLKITDRKEAIKTAINMAESGDIVLIAGKGHENYQEIKGVKHPFDDVLIAKEFTEILNK; encoded by the coding sequence ATGAAATTAGAAAAACTCACATATCAGCTACCAATCATAGCCAGCTTTGGAGAAATGGCTAAAGATGTGTGTAGCATTCAGTTTGACTCGAGAAAAGTAGAGCCAAACGATGTTTTTGTGGCTATTGTAGGCAGCCTATCAGACGGGCACAAATTCATCGACAGCGCTATAGAAAAAGGTGCAAAAACCATATTTTGCCAAGATTTACCCAAAGATTTAAAACCTGAAATCACTTATATTCAAGTCAAAGACACTTCGATTAGTTTAGGAAAATTGGCGGCTAATTTCTATGATAATCCTTCCGAAAAAATAAAATTAGTAGGCATCACTGGCACCAATGGGAAAACCACAACAACCAGCTTGCTATATTCTCTGGGAGAATTACTTGGCTACCCATGCGCTTTGATTTCTACCATAGAAATCAAAATCCATAAAAATAGCATTCCAAGTGAGCGCACAACACCAGATATTTTAAAAATCAACAAAATTTTGGCACAAGCTGTAGAAGAAGGATGCGAATACGCCTTTATGGAAGTGAGCTCTCATGGTATCGACCAACATAGAATTGAAGGGCTAAAGTTCAGCGGAGCGGGATTTACAAACATCACGCATGATCATCTGGATTATCATAAGACTTTTAAAAATTATCTAGAAGTTAAAAAACGCTTTTTTGATGATTTACCAAAATCTGCTTTTGCCATCACCAATCTCGATGACAAAAACGGAGAAATCATGCTCCAAAATACCAAGGCTAAAAAAATTGGCTACGCGCTAAAAACAGAAGCTCCATACAAAGCTAAAGTAATTGAAAACCAACTTACGGGAATGCTTCTCACTTTCAATAACAAAGAAGTTTGGACATCGCTTGTAGGAAATTTCAATGCGTATAATTTATTGCTCGTTTATGCAATTGCTGGAGAACTTGGCTGGAACAAAGATGAAGTTTTGGTAGGCATAAGCCAACTTAAAAATGTAAACGGAAGATTCCAAACATTTCAATCAAAAGGCAATATTACTATTATCGTAGATTACGCCCACACGCCAGATGCTCTGGAAAATGTAATCAGTACGATTCAAAAAATTCGTACCAAAAACGAAAAATTGATTTGCGTGGCTGGCTGCGGTGGCGATCGCGATAAAAGCAAAAGACCCGAAATGGGCGATGCCGTATCCGAATTGGCAGATTTAGCCATTTTAACCTCAGACAACCCACGAAGCGAAGACCCTGAGGTGATTTTAGCCGAAATGGAGGCGGGCGTTCAGCCACAAAACTTCAGAAAATATTTAAAAATCACGGATAGAAAAGAAGCTATAAAAACAGCGATTAACATGGCCGAAAGTGGCGACATTGTTTTAATTGCAGGCAAGGGTCACGAAAACTATCAAGAAATTAAAGGCGTAAAACATCCTTTTGACGATGTTTTGATTGCAAAAGAATTCACTGAAATTTTAAATAAATAG
- the mraY gene encoding phospho-N-acetylmuramoyl-pentapeptide-transferase, which produces MLYYFFEYIHQYIDVPGINMIRSTTFRMAMSVLTSLFIALFFGKKIIHYLRVKQLGETVRDLGLVGQKEKEGTPTMGGLIIIIATLIPALLFTKLNNVYIIILLISLLWMGTIGFLDDYIKVFRKNKAGLAGKFKVLGQVGLGLIVGSMLYFSPEVTVRQQIHTPQSNTRQLTADELFGEPEQSNLTNIPFFKDNELNYDSLLFWMDKEDATKFGWLIFIPVVIFIITAVSNGSNLTDGIDGLAAGSSVIIMGALALFAWVSGNFIFADYLNILYIPRVEEVMVFCGGFIGALIGFLWYNTYPAQVFMGDTGSLTIGGLIAVIAVIVRKELLLPILCGIFLAESLSVLMQVSYFKYTKKRFGAGKRIFLMSPLHHHFQKLAYHESKIVNRFLIIGFILAVISIITLKIR; this is translated from the coding sequence ATGCTTTATTACTTTTTTGAATACATCCACCAATACATTGATGTGCCAGGCATCAACATGATACGCTCTACGACATTTCGTATGGCGATGTCTGTACTTACCTCTCTATTTATCGCTCTATTTTTTGGTAAAAAAATCATCCATTATTTACGCGTGAAACAATTGGGCGAAACCGTAAGAGATTTAGGGCTTGTAGGGCAAAAAGAAAAAGAAGGAACTCCAACCATGGGAGGCCTCATCATAATCATTGCCACACTTATCCCAGCCCTTTTGTTTACTAAACTAAACAATGTTTATATCATTATTCTACTCATCTCTCTTCTATGGATGGGGACTATAGGATTTTTAGACGATTACATCAAAGTATTTAGAAAAAACAAAGCAGGCTTAGCAGGAAAATTTAAAGTTTTAGGACAAGTGGGGCTCGGTCTCATTGTGGGGTCTATGCTATACTTTAGCCCAGAAGTCACTGTACGCCAACAAATACACACACCACAAAGCAATACAAGGCAACTCACAGCCGATGAACTTTTTGGAGAGCCAGAACAATCTAATTTAACCAATATTCCATTTTTCAAGGACAATGAATTAAATTATGATTCTCTACTATTTTGGATGGACAAAGAGGATGCTACAAAATTTGGGTGGCTCATTTTTATTCCCGTTGTAATTTTCATCATCACAGCCGTGTCTAATGGCTCAAATCTCACGGATGGAATCGATGGCCTTGCAGCAGGAAGCTCCGTTATAATCATGGGCGCTTTAGCCTTATTTGCATGGGTGTCGGGTAACTTCATTTTTGCTGATTACCTAAATATTTTATACATACCACGAGTAGAAGAGGTTATGGTTTTCTGCGGGGGATTCATTGGCGCATTGATAGGATTTTTATGGTACAATACCTACCCTGCCCAAGTATTTATGGGCGACACAGGAAGTTTAACCATTGGAGGGCTCATTGCTGTGATTGCCGTGATCGTGCGCAAAGAGCTTTTACTGCCCATTTTATGCGGAATTTTCTTAGCCGAAAGCCTTTCAGTTTTGATGCAAGTAAGCTATTTTAAATATACCAAAAAACGATTTGGTGCAGGAAAAAGAATTTTCTTGATGTCTCCATTACACCACCATTTCCAAAAATTAGCATATCACGAAAGTAAAATTGTCAATCGATTTTTAATCATCGGCTTTATTCTAGCAGTGATTTCAATCATAACTCTAAAAATCAGATAG
- the murD gene encoding UDP-N-acetylmuramoyl-L-alanine--D-glutamate ligase, with amino-acid sequence MNEKLIILGGGESGVGAALLGKAKGYDVFVSDAGNIKPKFQEKLKDAKIEFESGSHNEERILNADLIVKSPGIPQKAPLIQKLRAANVKIVSEIEFASWFTQKPIIAITGSNGKTTTTSLIAHMLRKAGKKVGLGGNIGYSFAELVLNDKEQELYVLELSSFQLDDIDKFKPHVAILLNITPDHLDQYDYDIDKYGEAKLRIAENQTEEDFFIYNVDDPKTVELLKKHTIKAKMLGYSLKDENQPAYADKENLILTYPETFRMKLEELALLGEHNVSNSLASALNGNILKLRKKIIQESLTDFDAVEHRLEPVLSVRGIEFINDSKATNINATFYALQSMKKPTIWIVGGKDKGNDYSELIPLVKKKVKAIVCLGVDNSKIVECYRDIIPNITETKSMEEAVKTAYEYGENGDTVLLSPACASFDLFDNYEQRGKLFKAEVKKL; translated from the coding sequence ATGAATGAAAAATTAATCATACTCGGAGGAGGCGAAAGCGGTGTAGGAGCCGCCCTTTTAGGTAAAGCCAAAGGCTACGATGTTTTCGTGTCTGATGCAGGAAACATTAAGCCTAAATTCCAAGAGAAATTAAAAGATGCTAAAATAGAATTTGAAAGTGGATCGCACAACGAAGAACGAATTCTTAATGCAGATTTAATCGTCAAAAGCCCTGGCATTCCGCAAAAAGCGCCTTTGATTCAAAAACTGAGAGCTGCGAATGTAAAAATTGTATCAGAAATCGAATTTGCATCGTGGTTTACTCAAAAACCTATCATCGCAATTACAGGAAGTAATGGCAAAACCACCACCACATCGCTGATTGCGCATATGCTTCGAAAAGCAGGTAAAAAAGTAGGATTGGGTGGCAATATAGGTTACAGCTTTGCCGAATTGGTTTTAAACGACAAAGAGCAGGAACTTTATGTTTTAGAGCTAAGTAGCTTTCAATTGGATGATATAGATAAATTCAAGCCACATGTTGCGATTTTACTAAACATCACACCAGATCATTTGGACCAATACGATTACGATATTGACAAATATGGAGAGGCTAAGTTAAGAATTGCTGAAAATCAAACAGAAGAGGATTTCTTCATCTATAATGTAGATGATCCTAAAACTGTTGAATTACTAAAAAAACATACCATAAAAGCAAAAATGCTGGGATATTCACTTAAAGATGAAAATCAACCAGCTTACGCAGATAAAGAAAATTTAATACTAACATATCCGGAAACATTTAGAATGAAATTAGAAGAATTAGCATTATTAGGGGAACACAATGTATCCAATTCCTTGGCAAGCGCATTAAACGGCAACATCTTGAAACTTAGAAAGAAAATAATTCAAGAGAGCTTAACTGATTTTGACGCAGTGGAGCATCGCTTAGAGCCTGTTTTGAGTGTGCGTGGCATAGAATTCATAAACGACTCAAAGGCCACCAACATCAACGCCACTTTTTATGCCTTACAAAGTATGAAAAAACCAACTATTTGGATTGTAGGTGGAAAAGACAAAGGAAACGACTATTCTGAACTCATTCCATTAGTAAAAAAGAAAGTAAAAGCAATTGTATGTTTAGGAGTAGACAATAGCAAAATTGTAGAATGCTATCGAGACATTATCCCCAATATTACTGAAACTAAATCAATGGAAGAGGCAGTGAAAACAGCTTACGAGTATGGCGAAAACGGAGACACTGTTCTACTCTCTCCTGCTTGCGCTAGCTTTGATTTATTTGACAATTACGAACAAAGAGGAAAATTATTTAAGGCAGAAGTAAAAAAACTATAA
- a CDS encoding FtsW/RodA/SpoVE family cell cycle protein has protein sequence MNFFKKILLGDKYLIAFIMFLAFFSLLPGLSASSNIEYAAKTGTVWGQFGRQLSFMIVGIVFMFAMQLVNYKALYPISVISFVVIIPMLAYTLSQGTVIDGAGASRWIKLPGIPITIQTSTFASLALMIFIAGYLTAIRNKKITFKNIWLPALITLGIIGLIFPANGSTAIILFCMVMVILFIGGFPLKYLISLGSIIVLLGGLFIFVALNYGDAIPNSRVHTWKNRIERFNNPSENSLESWQETNAKAAIVEGGFFGKGPGKSAIKHTLPQASSDFIFAVIVEEYGLFGGITVLFIYISILFRIVLIATKIEDFFGSLLVFAVGLPIIFQALINTGVAVGLFPTTGQPLPMISYGGTSLWVTCISFGIILSVSRHIPKKEETNENLTELNDLPHETV, from the coding sequence ATGAATTTTTTTAAAAAAATATTACTGGGGGACAAATACCTCATCGCCTTTATCATGTTTCTAGCTTTCTTCTCACTATTGCCGGGGCTTTCAGCTAGTTCAAATATTGAGTATGCTGCCAAAACAGGGACTGTATGGGGGCAATTTGGGCGTCAACTTTCATTTATGATTGTGGGCATTGTATTCATGTTTGCCATGCAATTGGTAAACTACAAAGCCCTGTATCCCATTTCCGTAATATCTTTTGTAGTTATCATTCCCATGCTAGCATATACGCTATCACAGGGAACAGTGATTGATGGAGCTGGAGCCTCCCGCTGGATTAAGCTTCCAGGAATACCAATCACTATACAAACCTCTACATTTGCAAGTTTAGCCCTTATGATTTTTATCGCTGGATACTTAACAGCTATCCGAAACAAAAAAATAACATTTAAGAACATTTGGCTTCCTGCTTTGATCACTCTAGGAATTATTGGACTAATTTTTCCAGCCAACGGTTCTACCGCAATTATACTATTTTGTATGGTAATGGTTATTTTATTCATAGGTGGTTTCCCTCTAAAATATTTGATAAGCCTAGGATCTATTATAGTTTTACTAGGAGGGTTATTTATTTTTGTAGCACTTAATTATGGCGACGCCATACCAAATAGCCGTGTACACACTTGGAAAAATAGAATTGAAAGATTCAACAATCCATCTGAGAATAGTCTAGAATCTTGGCAAGAGACCAATGCCAAAGCCGCCATTGTGGAAGGTGGATTTTTTGGAAAAGGCCCAGGAAAAAGTGCCATAAAACACACATTACCTCAAGCATCATCAGATTTTATTTTTGCGGTAATTGTGGAAGAATATGGATTATTTGGCGGAATTACGGTACTTTTCATCTATATTTCTATACTATTCAGGATTGTACTCATCGCCACAAAAATAGAAGACTTCTTCGGCTCCTTATTAGTTTTTGCCGTAGGGCTACCTATTATCTTCCAAGCATTAATCAACACAGGTGTAGCCGTTGGTTTATTCCCCACCACAGGCCAACCACTACCCATGATAAGCTACGGAGGAACATCGCTGTGGGTAACCTGTATATCATTTGGAATCATCCTAAGTGTCAGCAGACACATTCCTAAAAAAGAGGAAACAAACGAAAACTTAACTGAATTAAACGACCTGCCCCATGAAACAGTATAA
- the murG gene encoding undecaprenyldiphospho-muramoylpentapeptide beta-N-acetylglucosaminyltransferase, whose protein sequence is MKQYKFILSGGGTGGHIYPAIAIADEIKRRLPDAEILFVGAKGKMEMEKVPKAGYPIEGLWISGFQRSNLLANLSFPFKLISSWFNARKIIKNFKPDATIGTGGFASGPIMWVAEQNKIPVLVQEQNSYPGVTNKILKDKAFAFCTAYTGMENYFPKERVHFTGNPIRGNLFENLPEKTEAKKAFGLNPEKPVILSVGGSLGAQTLNNAWKESLNTLSENGIQLIWQTGKPSFDELKKLAPNNENGIHITDFIYNMQQAYAAADIIVSRAGAMAISELCLIGKPTILVPYPFAAEDHQTKNAQNLVNHQAAIMIEDKVATESLVKTTIDLAKNTEKQRILGENIAKLAKPKATQEIVDILFNHLKID, encoded by the coding sequence ATGAAACAGTATAAATTCATATTAAGTGGAGGCGGCACAGGCGGGCACATCTACCCAGCCATTGCTATCGCCGATGAAATTAAGCGCAGACTCCCCGATGCGGAGATTCTCTTTGTGGGAGCTAAAGGCAAAATGGAAATGGAAAAAGTGCCTAAAGCAGGCTACCCCATTGAAGGCTTATGGATTTCTGGATTCCAAAGAAGCAATTTATTGGCCAATTTATCTTTTCCATTTAAATTAATAAGCAGCTGGTTTAATGCTAGAAAAATTATCAAAAATTTTAAACCAGACGCTACAATCGGCACCGGCGGTTTTGCTTCTGGCCCCATTATGTGGGTGGCAGAACAAAATAAGATTCCCGTGCTAGTGCAAGAGCAAAACTCCTACCCTGGTGTCACCAACAAGATTTTAAAAGACAAAGCTTTTGCTTTTTGCACAGCTTATACTGGAATGGAAAATTATTTCCCAAAAGAGCGAGTGCATTTTACGGGAAATCCAATTCGTGGAAATTTATTTGAAAATTTACCCGAAAAAACAGAAGCTAAAAAGGCTTTTGGGCTAAATCCTGAAAAACCCGTAATTTTATCAGTCGGCGGTTCATTGGGTGCACAGACTTTAAACAATGCTTGGAAAGAAAGTTTAAACACCTTATCAGAAAACGGAATTCAGCTGATTTGGCAAACAGGCAAACCTTCTTTTGATGAGTTAAAGAAATTAGCCCCAAACAATGAAAACGGAATCCACATTACCGATTTCATTTACAATATGCAACAAGCCTATGCTGCGGCAGACATCATTGTTTCGCGTGCAGGCGCTATGGCAATTTCTGAACTTTGTTTAATCGGGAAGCCCACTATTTTAGTGCCCTACCCATTTGCAGCAGAAGATCACCAAACCAAAAATGCGCAAAATTTAGTCAATCACCAAGCGGCAATCATGATTGAAGATAAAGTCGCCACCGAATCTTTAGTAAAAACCACTATTGATTTGGCTAAAAATACCGAAAAACAACGAATTTTAGGCGAGAACATCGCTAAACTTGCCAAGCCTAAAGCGACGCAAGAAATTGTAGATATTTTGTTTAACCATTTAAAAATCGATTAA
- the murC gene encoding UDP-N-acetylmuramate--L-alanine ligase, translated as MNIKDFTYYYFVGIGGIGMSALARYFNLADKKVLGYDKTPTPLTYALEKEGIKVSYEDALNEDFKHLNAENCLVIFTPAIKNLQILDFFKQNNFTILKRSKVLGLLTRQTNCLAIAGTHGKTTTSCLLGHLMHVAGKPCTAFLGGIAENYQSNMILGGTEINVVEADEFDRSFLQLSPNYAAITSMDADHLDIYGEKEELEKSFLEFAALVENKVFAKKGLNVPNSQSYGVETEADYSAQNIRIEENHYLFDLYTPSQTIKDIVMPLPGRHNIENAVAAIAIALENGVSEDDIKKGLASFKGVKRRFTRHTCPNGKVIIDDYAHHPMELKAIISATQNFYPNKKILGVFQPHLFSRTKDFGDDFAKSLNALEELILLDIYPAREEPIEGITSEWLAKKMDKKPEISSLSNAIKTIKNRNFDVLLLMGAGDIANLYEPLKELYNEA; from the coding sequence TTGAATATTAAAGATTTTACATATTATTACTTTGTAGGTATCGGAGGAATCGGAATGAGTGCCCTTGCGAGATATTTCAATTTGGCAGACAAAAAGGTATTGGGTTACGACAAAACGCCTACTCCACTCACTTATGCGCTTGAAAAAGAAGGCATCAAAGTAAGCTACGAAGACGCTTTAAATGAAGATTTCAAGCATCTCAACGCAGAAAATTGCTTAGTGATTTTTACACCTGCCATCAAAAATCTGCAAATTCTAGATTTTTTCAAACAAAATAATTTCACAATTCTAAAACGCTCCAAGGTTTTGGGACTGCTAACTCGGCAAACCAATTGCCTTGCCATCGCAGGTACGCACGGGAAAACTACCACATCTTGTCTCTTAGGGCATTTAATGCATGTGGCAGGAAAACCTTGCACTGCATTTTTGGGCGGAATTGCAGAAAATTATCAATCCAATATGATTTTAGGTGGCACCGAAATCAACGTGGTAGAAGCCGATGAATTCGACCGCTCTTTTCTCCAATTATCGCCAAACTATGCAGCCATCACTTCAATGGATGCCGATCATTTGGATATTTATGGCGAAAAAGAAGAGCTAGAAAAAAGCTTTTTAGAATTTGCAGCTTTAGTTGAGAACAAAGTTTTTGCTAAAAAAGGGCTAAATGTACCCAACAGCCAATCTTATGGCGTAGAGACCGAAGCAGACTACTCGGCTCAGAACATCAGAATCGAAGAAAATCATTATTTATTTGATTTATATACACCAAGCCAAACCATCAAAGACATCGTGATGCCGTTGCCTGGCAGACACAACATCGAAAATGCTGTAGCTGCCATTGCCATTGCTCTTGAAAATGGCGTTTCAGAAGACGACATCAAAAAAGGTTTGGCAAGTTTTAAAGGAGTCAAAAGAAGATTCACACGACACACTTGCCCAAACGGCAAAGTGATTATCGACGATTATGCGCATCACCCAATGGAATTGAAAGCAATTATTTCTGCCACACAAAATTTTTATCCCAATAAAAAGATTTTAGGCGTGTTCCAACCACACTTATTTAGTAGAACCAAAGACTTCGGTGACGATTTCGCTAAATCGCTTAACGCACTGGAAGAATTGATTTTACTCGACATTTACCCAGCCAGAGAAGAGCCGATTGAAGGCATCACCTCTGAATGGTTGGCTAAAAAAATGGATAAAAAACCAGAAATTTCATCGTTGTCTAATGCAATCAAAACCATCAAAAATCGTAATTTTGATGTACTTTTGCTTATGGGCGCGGGAGATATTGCCAATTTATACGAACCATTAAAAGAATTGTACAATGAAGCGTAA
- a CDS encoding cell division protein FtsQ/DivIB produces MKRKWILLKILLGLVVLISLLSFSNHLYKTRELMKIDDKIDYSQGVYFINGKVVENTLKSTHPDYPKMQAQRISVKAMEDRLNANPFVKKAQVYLENNGILHTEIEQEIPVARVKNGGKEYYITEDANQIPMCKDFSAKVLMINGKILPTEYKKIVNLTHLIDDDKLLKNHIIGMEKQSENSFILLVDDGNYVLDLGNLENLDRKLRNFKVFHREFIEKNAEMPYKKLSLKYSNQVVASK; encoded by the coding sequence ATGAAGCGTAAATGGATTTTACTTAAAATACTTTTAGGATTGGTAGTATTAATTTCGTTGCTATCTTTTTCCAATCACCTGTACAAAACTAGAGAGCTGATGAAAATAGATGATAAAATCGACTATTCTCAAGGCGTTTATTTCATCAATGGAAAAGTGGTAGAAAACACTTTAAAAAGCACACATCCTGATTATCCTAAAATGCAAGCACAACGTATTTCGGTAAAAGCGATGGAAGATCGCTTAAACGCTAATCCTTTTGTGAAAAAAGCACAGGTATATTTAGAAAACAATGGTATTTTACATACAGAAATTGAGCAAGAAATTCCTGTGGCAAGGGTAAAAAATGGAGGAAAAGAATACTACATCACCGAGGACGCTAATCAAATTCCTATGTGTAAAGACTTCTCCGCCAAAGTACTAATGATTAATGGCAAAATTTTGCCCACAGAATATAAAAAAATCGTAAATTTAACGCATTTAATCGATGATGATAAATTGTTGAAAAACCACATCATAGGAATGGAAAAGCAATCGGAAAATTCCTTTATTTTGTTAGTTGATGATGGAAACTATGTTTTAGACCTCGGCAACCTAGAAAATCTAGACCGAAAGTTGAGAAATTTCAAGGTTTTTCACCGAGAATTCATTGAAAAAAATGCAGAAATGCCTTATAAAAAATTAAGTTTAAAATATAGTAACCAAGTAGTCGCAAGTAAATAA
- the ftsA gene encoding cell division protein FtsA, with protein sequence MENMNQIAVGLDIGTTKIVAMIGRKNEFGKLEILGVGRAKSLGVHRGVVTNITNTVNSIKEAIQKAEEDSGYKITEVTVGIAGQHIRSLQHSDYITRENFEKVIDEDDINRLINQVHKLVMLPGEEIIHVLPQEFKVDSEGGVTEPVGMYGSRLEATFHVVVGQVTSIKNIAHCVKSAGLTLKGITLEPLASALASLSDEEKEAGVALVDIGGGTTDIAVFKNNIIRHTAVIPFGGNVITEDIKTGCSIIERHAEKLKVLFGSAMPEENKETEVVAIPGLRGGPQKEISLKKLSQIIHARVLEILDNVHSELKHYGCEEQRKKLIAGIVLTGGGAELKHIRQLTEYVTGMDTRIGYSNEHIASGQAQSISKPEYATAVGLVIEGLNKLEKQSFYEEEEDTITIEPSPQVENSEDNSNPNPIAENKENKNKPEENKKEKPKKTKKKSNFSSILESWGDRFIKMINDTE encoded by the coding sequence ATGGAGAACATGAACCAAATAGCCGTAGGATTAGACATAGGTACAACCAAGATTGTAGCTATGATTGGCCGCAAAAACGAATTCGGCAAGTTAGAAATTCTAGGAGTGGGACGCGCCAAAAGTTTAGGCGTGCATCGTGGCGTTGTAACCAATATTACCAACACCGTAAACTCAATAAAAGAAGCTATTCAAAAAGCCGAAGAAGATTCGGGCTATAAAATTACTGAGGTAACCGTAGGTATTGCTGGGCAACACATTAGAAGTCTACAACACAGCGATTATATCACAAGAGAAAACTTCGAAAAAGTAATCGACGAAGACGACATAAATCGCTTAATCAATCAAGTGCATAAACTTGTTATGTTACCTGGCGAAGAAATAATCCATGTTTTACCTCAAGAATTTAAAGTAGATAGTGAGGGCGGCGTGACGGAACCCGTAGGGATGTATGGTAGCCGTTTAGAAGCTACATTTCACGTTGTTGTGGGGCAAGTAACATCCATAAAAAACATTGCTCACTGTGTAAAAAGCGCAGGACTCACACTTAAAGGCATCACACTTGAACCTTTGGCTTCTGCTCTAGCATCTCTAAGCGACGAAGAAAAAGAAGCAGGCGTTGCATTAGTAGACATAGGTGGTGGAACAACAGATATCGCTGTCTTCAAAAATAATATTATTCGCCATACAGCAGTCATTCCTTTTGGCGGAAATGTCATCACAGAAGACATCAAAACTGGTTGCTCAATAATTGAACGACACGCAGAAAAATTAAAGGTACTTTTTGGCTCGGCTATGCCAGAAGAAAACAAAGAAACCGAAGTTGTTGCTATACCTGGTTTGAGAGGAGGCCCCCAAAAAGAAATTTCTCTAAAGAAATTAAGCCAAATTATTCATGCCCGTGTTCTAGAAATACTTGACAATGTTCATTCAGAACTTAAACACTATGGCTGCGAAGAACAAAGAAAAAAGCTTATAGCTGGTATTGTACTTACAGGAGGGGGAGCAGAACTTAAACACATTAGACAGCTCACTGAATACGTTACAGGCATGGACACCAGAATTGGTTACAGCAACGAGCATATTGCTAGCGGACAAGCACAAAGTATATCAAAACCAGAATATGCTACCGCCGTGGGGCTAGTAATTGAGGGGCTAAATAAACTAGAAAAACAAAGTTTTTACGAGGAAGAAGAAGATACCATAACAATAGAACCATCGCCCCAAGTAGAAAATTCAGAGGACAACAGCAATCCAAATCCAATTGCTGAAAATAAAGAAAACAAAAACAAACCTGAAGAAAACAAAAAAGAAAAACCTAAAAAAACAAAGAAAAAAAGTAATTTTAGCAGTATATTAGAGAGCTGGGGAGATAGATTTATAAAAATGATCAACGATACTGAATAA